The genomic interval TTGAGAAGCCATCGCTTCATGTGTACCGCTTCACTATATCATCGAATCCGGAGCCCTGAACTTTCGGGCGCGATAATTACCGCCAGCAACTTCGCGCACTCTCAGCTTCTCGATCGACGCGCGCGCAACTGCCAAGAGCAAACGGGCTCTAGACGCCTACACTCGAGTGCAGCACTGCCGCTCCAGAATACTTAAACCTTGTTAGGCACTCCTTTTCTTTTCGCTCCCCAACCGTCGAGTCTCCCCTGCCCCCACCACGGGGACAGGACTCATACGGGCCACATTGTGAGTACCTCCCACCGTCATATCTAGCAACTGTGGTTCGCCTGGGGTCTCAGCCGTTGAGCACTAGCCTTGGTATCCAATTGGATATTCCGGCTTTCCATTTGCGCGTAGGAACCTCTCCTCTAGGATCTTCTTCACTTCCCCAAAGGGAGTGAACCGGTTGATCTGGTGATCTTTGATCCTGTTGAGTAGGTTCATGGCAGCTACGTGATCTACATCACCCTGCCAGTTGCAATCCCAATAGGGATTGCGACAGTGAAACATGTCCCCGTGTCGGTTGTCACTATGGACATACCCACACGTTGGATCGGGACATGTTTGGCTGCTGTAGGCCGCGTTGACCGTTTTAATGGATCTTCGGAAATCAGCGGTAATCCGGCACCAAGATCGACCAGGAATCGATAAGTCGTTGAGCGCATCTGAGGTGATTGGCCAGATTGGGACCGTCATGTGGAGAGTTCTAAACTACACAACCCGTGAACGGGCAAGAGGGGACAAGGGGTTCTCCCTGGTGTCTTACTTATTGGGTTAGTTGGTTCCGGTTACGAACCAAGTGCGCTAGAGATATGCGTTGTCACCGGGGTAACCGTAGCTAGCAGTGACCAGTCAGGCTTACCAGCGCTAAGGAGCGCCCTGATTCTAAAGTGTAATGCCTCCTACCAGGAAAAATAAGGACGACAAGACCTAAGCATCAGACGATGCGAGAGTGGTCTAGGTGTTGTGAGCTGTTAGGGCTAGGCGACCCTTTCGGTTACGGTGACGTCGAACCCGAGAGCCTCGATCCGCTTGGTCAGTCGCTTTACCTGAACAGTTGGATCGTTGTGACTCTCGAAGTAATCAGCCCCCAGATCTTGATAGAGTTCGCCATTGGTGAGGAGA from Ferrimicrobium acidiphilum DSM 19497 carries:
- a CDS encoding zinc ribbon domain-containing protein is translated as MTVPIWPITSDALNDLSIPGRSWCRITADFRRSIKTVNAAYSSQTCPDPTCGYVHSDNRHGDMFHCRNPYWDCNWQGDVDHVAAMNLLNRIKDHQINRFTPFGEVKKILEERFLRANGKPEYPIGYQG